ATGTGAACCCATGGAGTTTAAACCATAAGTAATTACATGAAAAATACTACCTTCTGTAATTGGTCTATCAGCATAACTTGGAACTCCAAGGAATTTTTCTCTTTCTACTAATTTCCCTTTACCATTTCCAGCAGCACCATGACAACTGATACAATAGATTTCGTAAAGTTCTTGTCCTTTTACAATGTCTTTTTGAATAGAATCTAAAGGAGATTTCAAATTAGCTTTTGCTAACTCATAACCAGCAGTTGAATTTTCATACTCATAAGGCTCAAACCCCCTATTTATTGTTCCAACAACTGGAAGTTGTCCTTCTTTCCCATCTTTAAAAGCTGCAGACTCAGAATAGGTTTCATAACCTACCGATTCGTACATGTTTGGAAAATACTGATAATTGGGTGCTGATTTATCATGACATGAAACCAAAGTGGTCATCCCAAACAAACACGCTATTTTAAATATATTTTTCATAACTAGGATTAATGCTTTTCAATTACTTTAACTTCTACAGCCCCAGTGTTCTCAAAAAATGAAACTAATTCTGCTTCATTATCATGAACAGCAACTTCCATCAAAAAATGGTCATCTGTAGTTCTAACATCTGGATTCTCTGCTTCTTTAAATGGCCATAATTTACTTCTCATATAAAAAGTAATTACCATTAAGTGTGCTGCAAAAAATACTGTTTCTTCAAACATAATTGGAACGAAAGCTGGCATGTTTTCGATATAACTAAAACTTGGCTTCCCACCAATATCTTGAGGCCAATCTTGAATCATAATGTAATTCATCATCCAAGTTCCAAATGAAATTCCGCACAACCCATACAAAAAAGCACAAATAGCTAAACGTGTTGGTGCCAATCCCATCGCTTTATCCAAACCGTGAACAGGAAATGGACTAAAAACTTCTTC
This sequence is a window from Flavobacterium ammoniigenes. Protein-coding genes within it:
- a CDS encoding DUF3341 domain-containing protein, which gives rise to MSNKIIYAIYNDDDVLMDAVKKTRAAHYHIEEVFSPFPVHGLDKAMGLAPTRLAICAFLYGLCGISFGTWMMNYIMIQDWPQDIGGKPSFSYIENMPAFVPIMFEETVFFAAHLMVITFYMRSKLWPFKEAENPDVRTTDDHFLMEVAVHDNEAELVSFFENTGAVEVKVIEKH
- a CDS encoding c-type cytochrome, whose amino-acid sequence is MKNIFKIACLFGMTTLVSCHDKSAPNYQYFPNMYESVGYETYSESAAFKDGKEGQLPVVGTINRGFEPYEYENSTAGYELAKANLKSPLDSIQKDIVKGQELYEIYCISCHGAAGNGKGKLVEREKFLGVPSYADRPITEGSIFHVITYGLNSMGSHANQLDAKERWLVANYVLKLKSEL